One part of the Bdellovibrio sp. KM01 genome encodes these proteins:
- a CDS encoding S41 family peptidase: MSSISKGLKGLVVAGSLAITSVATAQLKDGLECRYISVIEQGFLANHVKYSDRNADLATRVTEQYLKRLDPSKIYLTQADVDSIKKDMANVFEKTKNRDCTFLDKAQKLVLERVQDRANFAKKYLGKDFKFDEKTEFAFDPDKKPWPKNSDEANEYLKKYIQFQIGNYLATDMKLEEAKKNVEKNYERAVKRTQETSQDDLLSGYLDSFARGLDPHSSFFSKDVLEDFEIQMRLSLEGIGATLSSQDGFTVVEALVPGGAAAKSGLIEPQDKIIAVGQEKGQMENVIDQDLKDVVKKIRGDKGTKVRLTILRKAGEGKKRFDVTLTREKVNLEDEAASLTFIEKEVEGKKKKIGILNFPSFYADSRRGGRSSAADMKKLIKEAVEKKADGLVLDLSNNGGGSLEDAVKIAGLFFQTGNVVKQSSKNEGRAEAALRDTDATVDWAGPLVVLTSRISASASEIVSGTLQDYKRAVIVGGDHTYGKGSVQSVLPIPNNLGAIKVTVGMFFVPSGKSTQHRGVDADVVLPGPFSTDDIGEKYMDYSLPPKTIESFISPDAYVKEGPGTWKEVKTDWLKTLSERSSERVAKSDDFKKIVDELNKAKARGKVIRVSEVLKDKNEKEKKEKAKKVASKAKKNEEYLKRADIQEATNVLLDLIQLEDGKALPATPKQAAK; the protein is encoded by the coding sequence ATGAGTTCAATCTCAAAGGGATTAAAGGGTTTAGTTGTTGCGGGGTCTCTCGCTATCACGTCAGTTGCCACTGCACAATTAAAAGACGGTTTGGAGTGTCGTTATATCTCCGTCATCGAGCAGGGGTTCCTGGCAAATCACGTGAAATATTCTGATCGCAATGCAGATCTTGCAACCCGCGTGACTGAACAATATTTGAAACGTTTGGATCCTTCCAAAATTTATCTGACTCAAGCCGATGTTGATAGCATCAAAAAAGACATGGCGAATGTTTTTGAAAAAACCAAAAACAGAGATTGTACATTTTTGGACAAAGCCCAAAAGTTGGTTCTTGAAAGAGTTCAAGACCGCGCGAACTTTGCCAAGAAATATTTGGGTAAAGATTTTAAATTCGACGAAAAGACAGAGTTCGCTTTCGATCCGGATAAAAAACCATGGCCTAAAAATTCTGATGAAGCCAATGAGTATTTGAAAAAATACATCCAATTCCAAATCGGCAACTATCTTGCAACGGATATGAAGTTGGAAGAAGCGAAAAAGAATGTCGAGAAAAACTACGAGCGCGCGGTGAAACGTACGCAAGAAACTTCTCAAGATGACCTGTTGTCAGGTTACTTGGATTCTTTCGCAAGAGGTTTGGACCCACACTCTAGCTTTTTCTCTAAAGACGTTCTTGAGGATTTCGAAATCCAAATGCGTCTTTCTTTGGAAGGTATCGGGGCGACTCTTTCTTCCCAAGACGGTTTCACTGTAGTTGAAGCCCTGGTTCCAGGTGGTGCTGCTGCAAAATCTGGCTTGATCGAACCGCAGGATAAAATTATCGCTGTTGGTCAGGAAAAAGGCCAAATGGAAAACGTCATCGATCAAGATTTGAAAGATGTTGTTAAGAAAATCCGCGGTGACAAAGGCACTAAAGTTCGTTTGACGATCTTGCGTAAAGCAGGTGAAGGCAAAAAACGTTTCGATGTTACTTTGACTCGTGAAAAAGTAAATCTTGAAGACGAAGCAGCTTCTTTGACTTTCATCGAAAAAGAAGTTGAAGGTAAAAAGAAAAAAATCGGTATCCTGAATTTCCCAAGCTTCTATGCGGATTCTCGTCGCGGTGGCAGATCTTCTGCAGCTGACATGAAGAAATTGATCAAAGAAGCAGTTGAAAAGAAAGCTGACGGCTTGGTGCTGGATCTTTCTAATAACGGTGGTGGTTCGCTTGAAGACGCCGTTAAAATTGCCGGTTTGTTCTTCCAAACAGGTAACGTGGTGAAACAATCTTCTAAAAATGAAGGCCGTGCCGAAGCCGCTCTTCGTGATACAGATGCGACAGTTGACTGGGCGGGACCATTGGTTGTTCTGACAAGCCGTATCTCTGCATCCGCTTCTGAGATCGTTTCTGGTACTTTGCAGGATTATAAACGTGCCGTGATCGTTGGTGGTGACCACACTTACGGTAAAGGTTCTGTTCAATCTGTATTGCCGATCCCGAACAACTTGGGCGCAATCAAAGTAACAGTCGGTATGTTCTTTGTTCCATCTGGTAAATCGACTCAGCACCGCGGTGTTGATGCCGATGTGGTTCTTCCAGGTCCTTTCTCGACTGATGATATCGGTGAGAAATACATGGATTACTCTTTGCCACCGAAAACAATTGAATCCTTCATCTCTCCAGATGCTTACGTTAAGGAAGGCCCTGGCACATGGAAAGAAGTTAAAACAGACTGGTTGAAAACTTTGTCTGAAAGATCTTCTGAGCGTGTGGCGAAATCTGACGATTTCAAAAAGATCGTGGATGAGTTGAACAAAGCTAAAGCCCGCGGAAAAGTGATCCGTGTGAGCGAAGTGCTAAAAGATAAAAACGAAAAAGAGAAAAAAGAGAAAGCCAAAAAAGTAGCAAGCAAAGCGAAAAAGAACGAAGAGTACTTGAAGCGCGCAGATATCCAAGAGGCGACGAATGTACTTCTAGATCTGATTCAGCTTGAAGACGGCAAAGCCTTACCGGCGACGCCGAAACAAGCAGCTAAATAA
- a CDS encoding thioredoxin domain-containing protein: MKKMILLGMMSVLGACATSDKQIADYLKKNPKAVFDVIEDNPEQFIEVVNKAARKAQQNQQQKQMSEMKKQQEQQILNPLKPALSDSRRLAGTAKAKITIVEYADFQCPACAMSHPVIKEVMKENAGNVQLYYKHMPLSFHPMAEPAAYYFEAIFKQDRAKALKFYDLLFENQKSLKNVDFIRQMAKKAGADMAKVAKDITSTEVQMIVKNDMSEFEKMGFTGTPVILVNGVALHGAQPKEEIDKIIALTTVEPK, from the coding sequence ATGAAAAAAATGATACTTTTGGGGATGATGTCAGTATTGGGAGCCTGTGCTACGAGCGATAAGCAGATTGCTGACTATTTAAAGAAAAATCCCAAAGCGGTTTTTGATGTGATTGAAGACAACCCAGAGCAGTTCATTGAAGTTGTGAATAAAGCGGCTCGCAAAGCCCAACAAAATCAACAGCAAAAACAAATGTCTGAAATGAAAAAGCAACAGGAGCAACAGATTCTAAATCCGTTGAAGCCTGCGTTGTCAGATTCACGTCGCCTGGCCGGAACGGCCAAAGCGAAAATCACGATTGTCGAATACGCTGACTTTCAATGTCCTGCTTGTGCGATGTCTCATCCCGTTATCAAAGAAGTGATGAAAGAAAATGCAGGCAATGTTCAGTTGTACTATAAACACATGCCTTTAAGTTTCCATCCCATGGCAGAACCAGCAGCTTATTACTTTGAAGCGATCTTTAAACAAGACCGTGCGAAAGCTTTGAAGTTCTATGACCTGCTTTTTGAAAACCAAAAAAGTCTTAAGAACGTAGATTTTATCCGTCAGATGGCTAAAAAAGCCGGTGCTGATATGGCGAAAGTGGCGAAAGACATCACTTCCACAGAAGTTCAAATGATCGTCAAAAATGATATGTCTGAATTTGAGAAGATGGGTTTTACTGGAACGCCGGTTATTCTGGTAAATGGGGTTGCTTTGCACGGAGCTCAGCCCAAAGAAGAAATCGACAAGATCATTGCGCTAACGACAGTGGAACCTAAATAA